ccccattctTCGGGGCGGCCCTAAGGCGGTGGCGGGAGGGGGTCAGAAGAAGATCCGGGGGTCCCGGTGCGCCCCCGCCGCCCCCCCCAGCCGCCTACGCATGCGGATGGCGGCGGCGCCCCCGATCTGGCCGCGGCGGCCATCTTGCTTGTCCAGCTCCCGCAGCACGGCCTGCTCGAAGGCCAGGGCGGCCACGCGGCTGAAAAAGGCCTCGACGTTCTCCCCTGCAGGGGCACCGGCGCCGTGAGTGGGGGCCGCAGGACTCGCACCCGCCACCCGGCTCTCCCCGCTGGGCCCCTCCGCTGGCTGCCCAAGCCCGGCCCAGGCCCCTCCTGGCCTCCTTCATCTCCCGACGCCGGGCCTTTGTCCCCTCCCTCCCGCCGCCGTGGAGGCCGGTGGGGGGCCGTCTGGGGGCTGCGGGCATCCGAGCCGGGCACGAGCCCCCGCCTGCCACAGATCTGCAAACCGAGGCACAGGCCGGCCACTCACCCGTCTTGGCCGACACCGACCAGTACTCGGCCCGCATCTCCTGGGCCAGGCGGACGGCGTCCATCTCGGTCTGCTCGCAGGCGGCACCCGACTGGGGGAGCCAAAGGGGCCGGCCTGGGACCCGGGTTCGAATCCCAGATCTGCCCCTCCCCcgccgccccgccccgcccccgctCACCAGCAGGTCCTTCTTGGTCCCCACCAGGAAGACGAAGCTGGATCCCGGCTCGTTCTCCCTCTGGGCGTCCGCCAGCCACTGCCTGGGCGCCGGGGACAGGGGGACGGGCTGGGGGAGGGCGGCACGCCCGCTGCCCGCTCCTGGCACGAGCCTTGGGGCACCCTCCCTCCCCCTGGCGGCGGGCACTCACCTGGTGTGGCCCAGAGTCTCGATATCCGCCAGGTCAAACGCAGTGATGATGACTGCCCGGCACCGGAGGGGGAGCTTGGCATGAGCAGAGCCCAGGAGCCCGAGGCCCTGCCCGTCCTGTGCCCGCGGCCCTGCCCGTCCTGTTCCCCCGCCGGCCCTGCCCGTCCTGTGCCCATGGCCCTGCCCGTCCTGTGCCCCCGCCGGCCCTGCCCGCCTCCATGCCACCTTCCAGCCTTCGGTCCTCGGGCCAAGGTGCGTGTGTGCCAGGCCCGAGGCTGTGCCCGCCGGGCAGGGGGCTCACCCTGGGCTCCCCGGTAGTAGGCCGAGGCGATGCACTTGAATTTCTCCTGGCCGGCCGTGTCCCAGCTGTGGGGGGAGACGAGGAGTGCCTGGGGAGGGGCCGCCGAGACGCCTCCCCCTGCGTGCCGCCCCTCCCTCGGGCCCACTCACATCTGGAGGCTGAAGGGGGTCCCCGCGATCTCGAACCTCTCCATCTCGAAGTCGACGCCGATGGTGGCCTTGTAGTCACGGTCAAACACGTCCTTGCAGAACCTGGGGGCGAAGCGGGGCTCCCGTGTGCCTGGCACGGTGCCAGCGGCGGGCACGGGGGGGGGCCGGCCCCAGGCTGCTAGTCTCGCCACCTCCGGCCTCCAGGCTCTGCACCCGAGGACGGCCCTCGGCTGGGCCCGGGCCGTTCCCTCCGGACACCTCCCCTCGTCGAGGGCGGCCCTGCCTCTGCTCCCCCCCGAGCTTGGGGCCACTCGGCCCCCCAGATCCGTCTCCGAAAGCCTCCCCTCTGGAGGCCGGGCCGCTGAAGAAGCCGAGCCGGCAGCCAGGGAGGGAGGCCCGAGGGATGGCCGGCCCGGGCGCCGGGATCAGGACGAAGGCTAAGGAGGAGGGACGGCCGGCCCAGGCCCGTCTTCAGCCACTGGACGTGGGCCTTAAGGCCAGCGAGATGAGGAGGCAGGAGGAAGCCGGAGAGCACGCGGGCCAGAAGGCGGGAGGGGCCCTGAACGCAGCAGCCAGAGGGGCAAAGATGGCTTTGAACGAGGGCcgaccaggtggctcagtggacagagggcCAGGTTCAAAGaagggagggcctgggttcaaatctgccctcagacacttctagctgcatgaccctgggcaagtcacttgacccaggCTTCCGCTTCGGAACCAAAACAGCGCCGATTCTAAGATGGGCCCCTTGGGGGCATCTGGCCCACGAGGAGGGGAAGGCCCTGGGCCAAGGTTACCCGGCGTGGCCAGCGCTGGGCGGGAGAGGGGAGCCGATGGACAGGAAGCTCCAGCAGCATGAACGGGGGGCAGCCCTCGGACCTAGCTGGGCAT
The Gracilinanus agilis isolate LMUSP501 unplaced genomic scaffold, AgileGrace unplaced_scaffold54114, whole genome shotgun sequence DNA segment above includes these coding regions:
- the LOC123255924 gene encoding ras-related protein Rab-36-like — protein: LRLMLGPPAELLLGQTLVRDGGEGAGGFSLGSRRAPPRLKVSKVVLLGDVYVGKTSLINRFCKDVFDRDYKATIGVDFEMERFEIAGTPFSLQIWDTAGQEKFKCIASAYYRGAQVIITAFDLADIETLGHTRQWLADAQRENEPGSSFVFLVGTKKDLLSGAACEQTEMDAVRLAQEMRAEYWSVSAKTGENVEAFFSRVAALAFEQAVLRELDKQDGRRGQIGGAAAIRMRAEEGGAEGGGGPRRLQCC